In Rhodospirillales bacterium, a single window of DNA contains:
- the rbfA gene encoding 30S ribosome-binding factor RbfA has protein sequence MARRKKPAAPGQRQLRVGEEIRHVLSYMFTRSEVHDSALMGQVITVSEVRMSPDLRHATCFVMPLGGENLDTVITGLERAAPYLRGEVARRVRMRVAPELNFKADHGFDHAQRVSDLLNEADGA, from the coding sequence ATGGCTAGGCGGAAGAAGCCGGCAGCACCGGGCCAGCGCCAGCTCCGGGTCGGCGAGGAAATCCGGCACGTCCTGTCGTACATGTTCACCCGCAGCGAGGTGCACGATTCGGCGCTCATGGGCCAGGTCATCACCGTTTCGGAGGTGCGCATGAGTCCCGACCTGCGCCATGCCACGTGTTTCGTCATGCCGCTGGGCGGCGAGAACCTCGACACGGTGATCACAGGGCTCGAGCGCGCGGCGCCCTACCTGCGCGGCGAGGTGGCCCGACGTGTTCGCATGCGCGTCGCGCCGGAGCTGAACTTCAAGGCCGACCACGGTTTCGACCACGCCCAGCGTGTCAGCGACCTCCTGAACGAGGCCGATGGCGCGTAG
- the truB gene encoding tRNA pseudouridine(55) synthase TruB — MARRRNGRKVDGWIIVDKPQGMTSTQMIGKVRRATKAAKLGHGGTLDPVATGILPIALGEATKTIPYCQDATKVYGVTIRWGEATATDDVEGNVTETRAHRPGEAAIRAALPTFTGMISQMPPAFSALKVDGKRAYDLARKGEAPELKSRDIRIDRIDLVAMPDADHAEFEVVCGKGTYIRALARDLARTLGTVGHVATLRRTQVGPFREAMAISIDKLAECDTSAPLSGVLLPVETALDDIPALALTETEARLLRQGQTVEVPGASNGPCQVRSGRNLVAIGKVEACFLRPLRVLNLKEEESHDVDHG, encoded by the coding sequence ATGGCGCGTAGGCGGAACGGCCGGAAGGTCGACGGCTGGATTATCGTCGACAAGCCCCAGGGCATGACCTCGACCCAGATGATCGGCAAGGTGCGGCGAGCGACGAAGGCGGCCAAGCTCGGCCATGGCGGCACGCTCGATCCCGTGGCGACCGGCATTCTGCCCATCGCGCTCGGTGAAGCGACCAAGACGATCCCCTACTGCCAGGACGCGACAAAGGTCTATGGCGTCACCATCCGCTGGGGCGAGGCGACCGCGACCGACGACGTCGAGGGCAACGTGACGGAGACACGCGCCCACAGGCCCGGCGAGGCGGCTATCCGCGCAGCGCTGCCGACCTTCACCGGTATGATCTCCCAGATGCCGCCTGCGTTCTCAGCGCTCAAGGTCGACGGCAAGCGGGCCTATGATCTCGCGCGCAAGGGTGAAGCGCCCGAACTCAAGTCGCGCGACATCAGGATCGACCGGATCGACCTTGTGGCCATGCCTGACGCCGACCACGCCGAGTTCGAGGTCGTCTGCGGCAAGGGGACCTATATCCGGGCGCTCGCCCGTGACCTGGCCCGGACGCTCGGCACGGTCGGTCATGTCGCGACCCTGCGCCGGACGCAGGTCGGCCCCTTCCGGGAGGCCATGGCGATTTCGATAGATAAGCTCGCCGAATGTGATACAAGTGCGCCGCTTTCCGGGGTGCTTTTGCCCGTGGAGACAGCGCTGGACGACATCCCGGCGCTTGCCTTGACGGAGACCGAGGCTCGCCTGCTGCGGCAGGGGCAGACGGTCGAAGTGCCCGGAGCAAGCAACGGTCCCTGTCAGGTCCGATCCGGCCGGAACCTTGTCGCCATCGGCAAAGTCGAGGCCTGTTTCCTGAGGCCGCTGCGTGTGTTGAACCTTAAAGAGGAAGAGAGCCACGATGTCGATCACGGCTGA
- the rpsO gene encoding 30S ribosomal protein S15, which yields MSITAERKAELIKEYGREEGDTGSPEVQVAILTERIVNLTEHFKTHRKDKHSRRGLLMLVSRRRSMLDYLRGTSEERYQTLIRSLGIRR from the coding sequence ATGTCGATCACGGCTGAACGCAAGGCTGAACTCATCAAGGAGTACGGCCGCGAAGAGGGCGACACCGGTTCACCCGAGGTCCAGGTTGCGATCCTGACGGAACGAATTGTCAACCTGACCGAACACTTCAAGACCCACCGCAAGGACAAGCATTCCCGCCGCGGCCTGCTCATGCTCGTGAGCCGCCGCCGCTCGATGCTCGACTATCTGCGGGGCACAAGCGAGGAGCGTTACCAGACGCTTATCAGGAGCCTCGGTATCCGGCGCTGA